A single Loxodonta africana isolate mLoxAfr1 chromosome 12, mLoxAfr1.hap2, whole genome shotgun sequence DNA region contains:
- the LOC100673252 gene encoding putative olfactory receptor 1F12P — protein sequence MERGNHTSVSEFILLGLSSQLERQELIFGLFFVMYLVAAAGNLLIILAVGSDSHLHTPMYFFLSNLSLVDFCFISATVPKMLMNIQMQIQSISYGGCLAQIYFCILLANMDNFLLTAMAYDRYVAICHPLHYSIMMSLQICALMLGSSWLIANFHSLLHTLLMARLEFCASNVTPYFFCDLIPLLQLSCSNTQLNQLMILLVGGLIILIPFLGILVSYIHIVSAVLKVPSAQGKQKAFSTCGSHLTVVILFYGTITGVYLSPSSSHSAEKDSPASVMYMVVTPMLNPFMYCLRNKDIKGALRKLLSLKALFCRL from the coding sequence ATGGAAAGAGGAAACCACACAAGTGTCTCTGAGTTTATCCTCTTAGGGCTGTCCAGCCAGCTGGAGAGGCAGGAGCTGATCTTTGGGCTCTTCTTTGTCATGTACCTGGTTGCAGCAGCAGGGAACTTGCTCATTATTCTGGCCGTTGGCTCAGACTCTCATCTCCACAcgcccatgtacttcttcctcagcaATCTCTCTCTGGTGGACTTCTGCTTCATCTCTGCCACAGTCCCCAAGATGCTTATGAACATCCAGATGCAGATTCAGTCCATTTCCTATGGTGGCTGCCTAGCCCAGATTTACTTTTGCATTTTACTTGCCAACATGGACAACTTCCTCCTGACAGCAATggcttatgaccgctatgtggccatctgccaccCTCTGCACTACTCCATCATGATGAGCCTCCAAATCTGTGCCCTTATGCTGGGAAGCTCCTGGCTCATCGCCAACTTCCATTCCCTACTACACACCCTCCTCATGGCTCGGCTAGAGTTCTGTGCCAGCAATGTCACGCCTTACTTCTTTTGTGACCTCATTCCCTTGCTCCAGTTGTCCTGTTCCAACACCCAACTCAACCAGCTCATGATTCTGCTGGTGGGGGGCTTGATCATCCTCATTCCCTTCCTTGGAATTCTTGTCTCCTACATCCACATTGTGTCTGCTGTACTCAAGGTCCCATCTGCTCAGGGTAAACAAAAGGCCTTTTCTACCTGTGGCTCCCACCTCACTGTAGTCATTCTCTTCTATGGTACCATTACAGGGGTCTACCTCAGTCCCTCATCCTCTCACTCAGCTGAGAAGGATTCACCGGCTTCAGTGATGTACATGGTCGTGACACCCATGCTGAATCCTTTTATGTACTGCTTGAGGAACAAGGACATAAAGGGAGCTCTAAGGAAACTGCTCAGCCTGAAGGCTTTATTTTGCAGGCTGTGA